A genomic region of Methanosarcina thermophila TM-1 contains the following coding sequences:
- a CDS encoding (Fe-S)-binding protein yields the protein MKNEGKKVIEQARNQDKTEIAGKESGKLSFEVDPRSVYKCVQCGTCRSVCPVFGVVGWESANTRGRMLIIKSLLEGRAPSEDVLQSLASCTTCGICASRCPAGANPPEVVEAARAQLVKCGIKTESQEKLKSAVLTYGNSFGETKDRKHWLSETELSRIPEKSDYIYFVGCFDSYRYPEFAKKTFGVLQRFGVTLLPDEQCCASPLLRTGFKEDAEKVMQRNLEQIRKMGAHTIITSCAGCYTTLKNNYPEEFRVISLPEFLAEHLEELNLKKLDFTVTYHDPCHLGRHNEIYDAPRKVIEAISTLKEMKNIKENARCCGGGGGVRIGYPDISLELAKNRLQDVPEGVDYIVTSCPLCVRNLRDAGGNIEVIDLVELVAMSME from the coding sequence ATGAAAAACGAAGGGAAAAAAGTAATTGAGCAGGCAAGAAATCAGGATAAGACTGAGATAGCCGGGAAAGAGAGCGGAAAGCTTTCCTTTGAAGTTGACCCTAGGTCGGTTTACAAATGTGTACAGTGTGGAACCTGCCGCTCGGTTTGCCCGGTATTTGGCGTGGTAGGATGGGAATCAGCAAATACACGCGGCAGAATGCTCATTATTAAAAGCTTACTCGAAGGCAGGGCACCTTCAGAAGATGTCCTCCAAAGCCTTGCTTCATGCACAACCTGCGGAATCTGCGCTTCCAGGTGCCCTGCAGGAGCAAATCCACCTGAGGTTGTAGAAGCTGCCCGGGCTCAACTTGTAAAATGTGGTATCAAAACCGAGTCACAGGAAAAGCTGAAGTCGGCAGTTCTGACATATGGAAACTCTTTCGGGGAAACAAAAGACCGTAAACACTGGCTTTCCGAAACAGAACTTTCAAGGATTCCTGAAAAATCAGACTACATCTATTTCGTGGGCTGTTTTGATTCCTATCGCTATCCGGAGTTTGCCAAAAAGACATTTGGAGTCCTGCAGCGTTTCGGAGTTACTCTCCTGCCTGATGAGCAGTGCTGTGCTTCTCCTCTCCTGCGTACAGGATTTAAAGAAGATGCAGAGAAGGTCATGCAGCGCAACCTTGAACAGATCAGGAAAATGGGAGCGCACACGATTATTACAAGTTGCGCTGGCTGTTATACAACTCTCAAAAACAATTACCCTGAAGAATTCAGAGTTATCAGCCTCCCTGAATTCCTTGCCGAACACCTGGAAGAACTTAATTTAAAGAAACTGGATTTCACTGTCACTTATCACGACCCCTGCCACCTGGGCAGGCACAATGAGATTTATGATGCTCCAAGGAAAGTCATCGAGGCAATCTCAACTCTCAAAGAGATGAAAAACATTAAAGAAAACGCACGCTGCTGTGGCGGCGGAGGTGGGGTAAGAATAGGATATCCTGATATCTCACTCGAGCTTGCGAAAAACAGGCTTCAGGATGTGCCAGAAGGTGTGGATTACATTGTTACCTCTTGTCCTCTCTGTGTAAGGAATCTCAGAGACGCAGGCGGAAATATTGAGGTCATTGACCTTGTAGAACTCGTGGCAATGTCAATGGAATAA
- a CDS encoding FAD-binding oxidoreductase has protein sequence MDITAELRKIVGGRLSVSPSELYCYSSDASQVKGMPDYVVRPKSTDEVSRIVRLAYENDIPVTARGAGTGLAGGAVPVAGGIVLDMSGMNKILEVDIDNLLVVVEPGIIQDSLNDALKPYGFFFPPNPGSSAMCTIGGMIAYNASGMRCVKYGTTRNYVRDLEVVLADGTVIHTGSKMLKSAAGYDLTQLIIGSEGTLGIITKASLKIAPLPKTRKLVIASFENAEIAGQAVVKTFSNGVIPSACEILDRISLQVLKRYDPNLVLPSEGDVILFEVDGMESSAREAAEQIMKVCAPLALSIRLAESEKEMEDIWAARKLVGAAVSRLDPTKTRIYVGEDVGVPIKQIPELLKRVQEISERFNLPAMKYGHIGDGNLHLALFIDVLNKDEWDRLNKAADLVHRTAIELGGTVSSEHGVGAARAEYMETQWGPALEVMRAIKKAFDPKGILNPGKLGL, from the coding sequence ATGGATATAACTGCAGAACTTCGAAAGATTGTTGGCGGGCGGCTATCAGTCTCGCCTTCGGAACTTTACTGTTATTCTTCTGACGCATCCCAGGTAAAGGGGATGCCTGACTACGTGGTACGCCCGAAAAGTACGGATGAGGTAAGCCGGATTGTCAGGCTTGCTTATGAAAATGATATCCCTGTGACTGCGAGGGGAGCCGGCACTGGGCTTGCAGGCGGGGCAGTTCCTGTCGCAGGGGGCATTGTACTCGATATGTCGGGCATGAACAAGATTCTTGAAGTGGATATTGATAATCTCCTTGTTGTAGTGGAGCCCGGAATTATTCAGGATTCTTTAAATGACGCGCTAAAGCCATATGGTTTCTTTTTCCCTCCTAATCCTGGCAGTTCAGCCATGTGCACTATCGGGGGTATGATAGCTTACAATGCAAGCGGGATGCGCTGCGTTAAATACGGCACTACCAGAAACTATGTCCGCGACCTTGAAGTGGTGCTTGCGGATGGGACAGTTATTCACACCGGTTCAAAAATGCTGAAGTCTGCGGCAGGATATGACCTGACCCAGCTTATCATAGGTTCGGAAGGTACCCTGGGCATTATCACGAAAGCCAGCCTGAAGATTGCTCCTCTCCCGAAAACCCGAAAACTTGTTATTGCCTCCTTTGAAAATGCGGAAATTGCAGGACAGGCGGTTGTAAAAACCTTCTCAAACGGGGTAATTCCTTCAGCCTGTGAGATCCTTGACAGAATTTCCCTGCAAGTGCTAAAACGTTACGATCCGAACCTTGTACTTCCTTCGGAAGGAGATGTGATACTTTTTGAGGTTGATGGAATGGAAAGTTCGGCGCGTGAAGCTGCAGAGCAGATAATGAAAGTTTGTGCTCCTCTGGCGCTTTCCATAAGGCTTGCAGAGAGTGAAAAGGAAATGGAAGATATCTGGGCAGCCAGAAAACTCGTAGGAGCTGCAGTCTCTCGTCTGGATCCGACCAAGACCCGTATTTATGTCGGAGAAGATGTAGGAGTTCCTATAAAGCAAATTCCAGAACTACTAAAGCGAGTACAGGAAATTTCCGAGAGATTCAACCTGCCTGCTATGAAGTATGGGCATATAGGAGATGGAAACCTGCATCTTGCCCTATTCATTGATGTTCTGAATAAAGATGAATGGGATCGTCTGAACAAAGCTGCAGATCTGGTACACAGGACCGCGATTGAGCTTGGAGGCACGGTCAGCTCTGAGCATGGGGTAGGTGCGGCAAGGGCGGAATATATGGAAACCCAGTGGGGCCCTGCCCTTGAGGTAATGCGTGCAATCAAAAAGGCCTTTGACCCTAAAGGTATACTGAATCCGGGGAAGCTGGGGTTGTAA
- the arcS gene encoding archaeosine synthase subunit alpha yields the protein MTQYFEVEQRDGAARIGKLMLSPELRTPCILSTTELGKLESPGPVVDAGSFWAVKSDEELDIRVKQIRKKAGNGTLIILPHQAYPPAIPAECLGKVEKFTATSGENIEGPTGSLLRVGGIPEKTDLYVMEGAGTLENNARRFLETVIELKNHIPPDTALYAPNLALPENIAMLVYLGIDVMDDTRAEIAAYSDIYLTVTGSFHLESLTEFPCRCRMCASSTPAELRKLPKIERAKFLSAHNRDALEAELSLVRERIRAGNLREYIEGQCRVKPWLTALLRLADFEYSYLEEKTPVFRQNQLLADTSEALSRVEVVRFARRVQERYTPPELEILVLFPCSARKPYSTSQSHQKFILALGKYRKFVHEVILTSPLGIVPRELELTYPAAHYDTAVTGHWDEEEKAWVSGCLEAYLSKNRYKAVIAHVEGAYREICERVADKLGIEMIYTVAGNSVSGESLSNLKNTVESICTAESFSKKSLNAEEEKKNFLRAIAEYQFRENASLLFSEEAGKLAVKGRFPKYQLFAGKKQLATLVPQYGMLALSLEGAELMLESEKYLVKIDDFLPRGSILAPGVNQADPGIRPNDEVIVIGKKALCVGRAVMSGEEMVKSSRGVAVDVRHVKKL from the coding sequence ATGACACAGTACTTTGAGGTAGAACAGAGAGATGGAGCAGCAAGGATCGGAAAACTCATGTTGTCTCCCGAGCTTCGTACCCCCTGTATTTTGAGTACGACAGAACTGGGAAAGCTTGAAAGCCCTGGTCCTGTCGTTGATGCAGGGAGTTTCTGGGCTGTAAAATCTGATGAAGAGCTTGATATACGCGTAAAGCAAATCCGGAAAAAAGCAGGAAACGGGACTCTTATAATCTTGCCGCATCAAGCTTATCCGCCTGCCATTCCAGCCGAATGCCTGGGAAAAGTCGAAAAATTTACTGCTACAAGTGGTGAAAACATTGAGGGACCGACAGGTTCCCTCCTGAGAGTGGGAGGAATACCTGAAAAAACTGACCTGTATGTGATGGAAGGGGCAGGTACCCTGGAAAACAATGCACGGAGATTTCTTGAAACCGTAATAGAGCTTAAAAACCATATTCCTCCTGACACCGCCCTTTACGCCCCGAATCTCGCACTTCCTGAAAATATAGCTATGCTGGTCTATCTCGGAATTGATGTTATGGATGATACGAGAGCGGAAATTGCAGCCTATTCTGACATCTACCTGACAGTTACAGGCAGCTTTCATCTGGAATCCCTGACAGAGTTTCCCTGCAGGTGCAGGATGTGTGCTTCAAGTACGCCCGCAGAGCTCAGGAAGCTCCCGAAGATCGAGAGAGCAAAGTTCCTTTCAGCACACAACAGGGATGCCCTTGAAGCCGAGCTTTCTCTTGTTCGGGAGAGAATCAGAGCCGGGAACTTGAGGGAATATATCGAAGGACAGTGCAGGGTAAAACCCTGGCTCACAGCCCTGTTAAGACTTGCAGATTTCGAATACTCCTACCTTGAGGAAAAAACTCCTGTTTTCAGGCAAAACCAGCTTCTTGCTGATACTTCCGAAGCTCTATCCCGGGTTGAGGTGGTAAGATTTGCACGGCGAGTACAGGAAAGGTACACACCTCCGGAACTTGAGATTCTCGTGCTTTTTCCATGCTCAGCCAGAAAGCCATATTCAACATCACAATCCCATCAAAAATTTATTCTGGCGCTTGGTAAATACCGAAAGTTTGTTCATGAAGTGATCTTGACCTCGCCTCTTGGAATAGTACCCAGAGAACTGGAACTGACATATCCTGCGGCTCACTATGACACTGCAGTTACAGGGCACTGGGACGAGGAAGAAAAAGCCTGGGTTTCCGGATGCCTTGAAGCTTATCTTTCAAAAAACAGATATAAAGCCGTAATTGCCCATGTAGAAGGTGCATACAGGGAGATCTGTGAGCGTGTAGCAGACAAACTCGGTATTGAGATGATCTACACTGTCGCTGGAAATTCTGTGTCTGGAGAGTCGCTTTCAAACCTTAAAAATACTGTTGAGTCTATCTGCACAGCCGAGAGCTTCAGCAAAAAAAGCCTGAATGCGGAAGAGGAGAAAAAGAATTTCCTGCGAGCAATTGCAGAATATCAATTCAGAGAAAATGCCTCACTTCTTTTTTCTGAAGAAGCTGGAAAGCTTGCAGTCAAAGGTCGATTCCCCAAATATCAGCTCTTTGCCGGGAAAAAACAACTTGCAACCCTGGTTCCGCAATACGGAATGCTTGCTCTTTCCCTCGAGGGAGCTGAACTAATGCTGGAAAGTGAGAAGTACCTGGTAAAAATTGATGATTTTCTCCCACGCGGTTCAATTCTTGCTCCAGGTGTTAATCAGGCTGACCCAGGAATACGGCCCAATGATGAGGTAATTGTGATTGGAAAGAAAGCGCTCTGTGTAGGGCGGGCTGTAATGAGCGGAGAGGAAATGGTAAAATCCAGTAGAGGAGTTGCAGTTGACGTCAGGCATGTCAAGAAACTCTGA
- the rimI gene encoding ribosomal protein S18-alanine N-acetyltransferase: MIRRFAPEDFQEVVEIESEAFSEHNSLLYMSFYETVGDGFLVAELDGKVVGYVVGYRSAENEGHIFSVGVREKYRRRGIGTSLIHAICDIFVANGLRYARLEVRNSNKEAQKLYRSIGFVPCWTEKKYYLDGEDGLVMKMHLHPYRLLISKQKYLEPVLSDDELFVTFRSPISYYP, translated from the coding sequence ATGATAAGGCGTTTTGCACCTGAGGACTTTCAGGAAGTAGTTGAGATTGAAAGCGAAGCCTTTTCGGAGCACAACTCCCTCTTATATATGAGTTTTTATGAAACGGTGGGGGATGGTTTTCTTGTTGCGGAACTGGACGGAAAAGTCGTGGGGTATGTGGTAGGTTACCGTTCCGCAGAAAATGAGGGGCACATCTTTTCGGTCGGTGTCAGAGAAAAGTATCGAAGAAGGGGAATAGGCACAAGTCTGATCCATGCCATCTGTGATATCTTTGTTGCAAATGGGCTTCGATATGCAAGGCTCGAAGTAAGAAACAGTAATAAAGAAGCACAAAAGTTATACCGATCTATAGGATTCGTGCCCTGCTGGACCGAAAAAAAATATTACTTAGATGGAGAAGACGGTTTGGTGATGAAAATGCATCTTCACCCTTACCGTCTCCTGATCTCAAAACAAAAATATCTGGAACCTGTACTTTCAGACGACGAATTATTTGTCACCTTCAGAAGCCCTATCAGTTATTACCCATGA
- a CDS encoding UPF0058 family protein yields MHKEELIQLHTYMAQMKRYFERRGVTHEFDDYKALSISPVHIHRSKADHKRAIFILGSELANLMSRDDPILEETPTLMRESLNSVIKLMGNN; encoded by the coding sequence ATGCATAAGGAAGAGCTCATACAACTGCACACATACATGGCACAAATGAAGAGGTATTTCGAAAGGCGCGGAGTAACGCACGAATTCGATGATTACAAGGCTTTATCCATAAGCCCTGTGCACATTCATCGGAGTAAGGCGGATCACAAGCGAGCGATTTTTATTTTAGGAAGCGAGCTTGCGAATCTTATGTCCCGGGATGACCCTATCTTAGAGGAAACACCAACTCTGATGAGGGAATCGCTAAATTCCGTCATCAAGCTCATGGGTAATAACTGA
- the dnaG gene encoding DNA primase DnaG, whose translation MQNTDTTKYIIHSKISADGVIERPDIVGAIFGQTEGLLGADLDLRDLQKTGRIGRIEVMVTAKGGKTKGNIFVPSSLDKVETSILAASLETIDRVGPCSAKIEVFQIEDVRAVKRKKIIERAKFIFTKMFDETVPESQELADEVRQSVRIDELTYYGKSRIPCGPNVLNSDAIIIVEGRADILNLLRYGIKNTICVGGTNIPPEVAELTKKKTVTAFTDGDRGGELIIRELLQVADIDYVARAPDGKCVEDLVQKEIIRALRRKVPVEQIIEKYGIQERKGEDSVCRVERSPKRKIRAPEIALRTAEKKLHKRIKVHRLAPKPDLTREEISEEEKREAEPEKTFEKVPEEVAEKVSEISPVTAEKVKSRPVVAKPQISARAVTAASKVSTEEPSEKVTTAVKVPGGEAVRVSPAPAKIVPISPEAARFRPHVEALKGTLTARILDPQDNVIEEIAVRDLASRLKVYKDNIQSVVFDGVITQRLVDIASSNAIKNLIGVKIGNIAKVPADMEVLTASML comes from the coding sequence ATGCAAAATACAGATACTACAAAGTACATCATCCATTCTAAAATTAGCGCTGATGGGGTAATCGAACGTCCTGATATCGTAGGCGCGATTTTCGGACAAACTGAGGGGCTTCTTGGGGCTGATCTTGATCTACGTGACCTGCAAAAAACTGGTAGGATTGGTAGGATTGAGGTGATGGTTACAGCTAAAGGGGGAAAAACAAAAGGAAATATCTTTGTTCCCTCAAGCCTTGATAAGGTTGAAACCTCAATTCTTGCTGCGTCTCTTGAGACGATTGACAGAGTAGGACCGTGCAGCGCCAAAATTGAGGTTTTTCAGATAGAAGACGTAAGGGCTGTGAAGCGAAAGAAGATTATTGAAAGGGCAAAGTTCATTTTCACCAAAATGTTCGATGAGACTGTGCCCGAATCTCAGGAACTAGCAGATGAAGTTCGACAATCCGTGAGAATTGACGAACTTACTTACTATGGCAAATCCAGGATTCCCTGCGGACCGAACGTGCTTAATTCAGATGCAATTATTATTGTCGAAGGGAGAGCTGATATTCTGAACCTCCTCCGTTATGGTATCAAGAATACCATCTGTGTAGGAGGAACAAACATCCCCCCTGAGGTTGCAGAGCTTACTAAAAAGAAAACAGTTACGGCTTTCACGGACGGGGATCGTGGAGGCGAACTAATAATACGTGAGCTCCTTCAGGTTGCAGACATTGACTATGTTGCCCGCGCCCCAGATGGAAAATGTGTAGAAGACCTTGTCCAGAAAGAAATTATAAGGGCTCTTCGCCGGAAAGTTCCTGTTGAACAGATCATTGAGAAGTACGGAATCCAGGAAAGGAAAGGCGAAGATAGTGTCTGCAGAGTTGAGAGAAGCCCCAAGAGAAAAATAAGGGCACCTGAAATTGCCCTCAGGACTGCTGAGAAGAAATTGCACAAGCGTATTAAGGTTCACAGGCTCGCTCCAAAGCCGGATCTTACCAGAGAGGAAATCTCTGAAGAAGAGAAGAGAGAAGCAGAGCCTGAAAAAACTTTTGAAAAGGTCCCTGAGGAGGTTGCTGAGAAAGTCTCCGAAATCTCTCCAGTGACTGCAGAGAAAGTTAAATCAAGACCTGTGGTCGCAAAACCCCAGATCTCGGCGAGGGCAGTTACTGCTGCCAGCAAAGTTTCCACAGAAGAACCTTCTGAGAAAGTTACGACGGCTGTCAAAGTCCCTGGAGGCGAGGCAGTCAGGGTATCACCTGCCCCGGCAAAAATAGTTCCCATCTCTCCCGAAGCTGCCAGATTCAGGCCTCATGTCGAAGCTTTGAAAGGGACTCTAACGGCCAGAATTCTTGACCCTCAGGACAATGTAATAGAGGAAATTGCTGTTCGAGATCTTGCCAGCAGGCTAAAAGTCTATAAAGACAATATTCAGAGTGTTGTTTTTGACGGTGTAATTACCCAGAGGCTAGTTGATATTGCTTCGAGTAACGCAATTAAGAACCTTATAGGTGTAAAGATAGGGAACATAGCCAAGGTTCCTGCTGACATGGAAGTTTTAACCGCAAGCATGCTTTGA
- a CDS encoding NAD(P)/FAD-dependent oxidoreductase has protein sequence MGSRLATQSAVDVDIQKATGAKGRPQEAVFAQNPEKGDPLRVVIIGGGACGMAVATKVRRQSDFDIIVLSRDSHTAYSHCGIPFVLGREIENFEKLIVKPLDFFQKNRIDVRLNECASSIDLDPKIVRTGKGVYPFDKLVIATGSLPFVPRISSANILPYGVFTLRSLKDGILFERALETANRVCIIGAGTLGIECAVALAKRGIKPFLISRSKNLVSKQLDPDISVIIREHLENIGIEVITGATVTFPENFWKEKILFLEDRKLPADLVLFTSGVRPETSIAMDAGIKIGKSGGIIVNERLQVKVGEEFLPYVYAGGECVEVTDLITGEPRLSQLGTTARHMADIIANNITGKHAVLRPLADPWVAVAGDLQFGAVGITSKEAESHGIKVVTGFSRGRTRASYYPGRKDLYIKLLFKDEILVGAQLVGGEGIKERIDALSLAIRKKATIRDLLDLETCYVPPLSMLVDPLKPAVKAAIRSIKEEEKKKKMAAG, from the coding sequence ATGGGAAGCCGTCTTGCCACACAAAGTGCTGTAGATGTTGATATTCAGAAGGCGACCGGAGCTAAGGGAAGACCTCAGGAAGCAGTATTCGCGCAGAATCCTGAAAAAGGAGATCCATTAAGGGTAGTTATTATAGGGGGCGGAGCCTGCGGCATGGCAGTTGCCACCAAAGTTCGAAGGCAGAGTGATTTTGATATTATTGTACTTTCAAGAGATTCTCATACTGCTTATAGTCATTGTGGAATCCCTTTTGTTCTGGGCAGGGAAATTGAGAATTTTGAGAAGCTGATAGTAAAGCCCCTGGATTTCTTCCAGAAAAACAGAATAGATGTCAGGCTAAATGAGTGTGCAAGCTCAATAGACCTGGATCCAAAGATTGTTCGGACAGGGAAAGGAGTTTATCCTTTTGACAAACTTGTAATTGCTACAGGCAGCCTGCCCTTTGTACCTCGAATAAGCAGCGCAAATATTCTCCCCTATGGAGTCTTTACCCTGAGAAGCCTCAAGGATGGTATACTTTTTGAAAGAGCCCTTGAAACTGCTAATAGAGTTTGTATAATAGGCGCAGGAACACTAGGAATAGAGTGTGCAGTCGCGCTTGCAAAAAGAGGAATAAAACCTTTCCTCATAAGCAGAAGCAAAAACTTGGTTTCCAAGCAGCTTGATCCTGATATCTCTGTAATTATACGGGAACATCTGGAGAATATTGGGATTGAGGTTATCACCGGAGCAACTGTGACTTTTCCTGAAAATTTCTGGAAAGAAAAAATCCTGTTCCTTGAGGATAGGAAGCTCCCTGCAGATCTTGTACTTTTTACAAGCGGAGTTAGGCCTGAGACATCCATTGCTATGGATGCAGGAATAAAAATCGGAAAATCCGGAGGGATAATTGTAAATGAAAGGCTCCAGGTTAAGGTAGGAGAAGAATTTCTTCCCTATGTATATGCAGGTGGGGAGTGTGTGGAAGTAACAGACCTTATAACAGGGGAACCCAGGTTAAGTCAATTGGGTACAACAGCCCGACATATGGCCGACATAATCGCCAACAATATCACAGGAAAGCATGCCGTTCTCAGACCGCTTGCAGACCCTTGGGTAGCCGTGGCAGGAGATTTGCAATTTGGTGCAGTTGGTATCACTTCAAAAGAAGCCGAAAGCCATGGAATAAAGGTAGTCACAGGATTTTCCCGAGGACGTACAAGAGCTTCCTATTACCCGGGCAGGAAAGATCTGTATATTAAACTCCTGTTCAAAGATGAGATTCTGGTGGGTGCTCAACTTGTAGGAGGAGAAGGGATAAAGGAAAGAATCGATGCACTTTCTCTTGCAATCAGAAAGAAAGCAACGATAAGAGACCTCCTTGATCTGGAAACATGCTACGTACCACCGTTATCTATGCTTGTAGATCCTCTCAAACCGGCTGTGAAAGCTGCAATCCGAAGTATAAAGGAAGAAGAAAAAAAGAAAAAGATGGCAGCAGGATAA
- the rtcA gene encoding RNA 3'-terminal phosphate cyclase has translation MLEIDGSYGEGGGQLVRTAVALSAVTGKEIRITNIRKNRPSSGLKQQHLKALETAAKICEARVSGLFLGSTELSFAPVEIKGGKYNIDIGTAGSITLLLQCIMPALPFAKEEVELTIKGGTDVAWSPTVHYLQHVTLKALGKLGYSGSVTLKEHGYYPKGGGKISASFKPCRLKGFHFLKEKEEIKGISHASNLPAHVPLRQAEAATARLKEAGYSSQIETQSFEAFSTGSGITLWTGYIGGSALGERGLPAEKVGKRAADEIISELRAGASVDTHLADQLIPYMALAGDSSYTVRELSLHTATNIWITEQFLDVKFKIEEKEGVFEVSVD, from the coding sequence ATGTTAGAAATCGATGGTTCTTACGGTGAAGGGGGAGGGCAGCTAGTCAGAACCGCTGTTGCTCTTTCTGCAGTTACAGGCAAAGAGATCAGGATTACAAATATCAGGAAAAATAGACCAAGCTCTGGATTAAAACAACAGCATTTAAAAGCCCTTGAAACTGCAGCGAAAATTTGCGAAGCCCGAGTTTCGGGACTTTTCCTGGGCTCTACTGAGCTTTCTTTTGCTCCAGTGGAAATAAAGGGGGGTAAGTATAATATTGATATTGGGACAGCAGGAAGCATAACCCTGCTGCTCCAGTGCATCATGCCAGCTCTGCCATTTGCGAAAGAAGAGGTTGAGTTAACGATAAAAGGAGGGACAGACGTGGCATGGTCTCCGACAGTACACTACTTACAACATGTGACCCTCAAAGCTCTGGGAAAGCTTGGCTATTCAGGTAGCGTAACCCTGAAGGAACACGGTTACTATCCTAAAGGAGGAGGGAAAATTTCCGCTTCATTTAAACCTTGCAGGCTTAAAGGATTTCATTTTTTAAAAGAAAAGGAAGAGATAAAGGGGATTTCTCACGCTTCGAATCTTCCTGCCCATGTACCTTTACGTCAGGCTGAAGCTGCCACCGCAAGATTAAAAGAAGCCGGATATTCCTCACAGATCGAGACTCAATCTTTTGAAGCCTTTTCGACTGGAAGCGGAATAACTCTCTGGACAGGTTATATAGGTGGGAGTGCACTAGGGGAAAGAGGGCTGCCCGCTGAAAAAGTAGGCAAACGCGCCGCAGATGAAATTATTTCTGAACTTAGAGCAGGCGCTTCTGTGGATACACACCTGGCAGACCAGCTAATACCGTACATGGCTCTTGCAGGAGATAGTTCTTACACAGTAAGGGAACTTTCTCTTCATACTGCTACAAATATCTGGATTACTGAACAATTCCTTGATGTTAAATTCAAGATAGAGGAAAAAGAAGGCGTTTTTGAAGTATCCGTGGATTGA
- a CDS encoding RNA 2'-phosphotransferase, whose translation MIRKCTEHGYFRGGSCLQCKRPGRYLLDDSKEEKLGRFVSGTLRHFPASAGVEMDMFGWVNINDFYDVMRKRYNWMKKEYLYALVESDEKGRYEIRNSKIRARYGHSVNIDLDYKESDYPYLYYGASPEEVDVLLENGIFPVKQRYVHLSTSYEKALEVALIHTENPIILQIDAFKAQEDGISLKIATDDIVLTEKIPPEYLYVIED comes from the coding sequence ATGATTAGGAAATGCACTGAGCACGGCTATTTTAGAGGAGGCAGCTGTCTGCAGTGTAAACGCCCTGGCAGATACCTGCTGGACGACAGTAAGGAAGAAAAGCTTGGCAGGTTTGTATCAGGCACTCTCCGGCATTTCCCAGCATCTGCAGGGGTTGAAATGGACATGTTCGGCTGGGTTAATATCAATGATTTCTATGATGTTATGAGAAAACGGTACAACTGGATGAAAAAGGAATACCTTTATGCCCTTGTAGAATCCGATGAAAAAGGAAGGTATGAAATTCGTAATTCTAAAATCAGGGCACGTTATGGGCATTCTGTCAATATTGACCTGGACTATAAGGAAAGCGATTATCCATACCTATATTATGGGGCAAGCCCTGAGGAAGTCGATGTTCTGCTTGAGAATGGGATTTTTCCAGTAAAACAGAGATACGTCCACCTCAGCACCTCATATGAGAAGGCATTAGAAGTAGCCCTTATTCATACTGAAAACCCTATCATCCTTCAAATAGATGCATTTAAAGCCCAGGAAGATGGGATTTCTCTCAAAATTGCAACTGACGACATCGTACTTACGGAAAAGATACCTCCTGAATATCTTTATGTCATTGAAGATTGA